Genomic window (uncultured Tolumonas sp.):
CGTTTATCGCTTAGAAAAACACGATTTGCTTATGACGGTAAATTAATTGAATTAAGGCCTCGTTTTTAAACGAGGCCTTTTTAATGTTTATTATTTTATAATATGAAACTGTCAGCTGCTAAGGTCGTTACACCAGTCAGTGCTATTTCATACTCTGCCGAAACATCAGCATCAGTACTAATTTGTAATACACCACTAGCGAATCGGATCTGCCCTGTTGCGTCGGTTGAGCTAAACACAGTAACAAAACTGAAAGCCTGATCACCAGCCAAAACAGTATTAGCATCAATGCCCGACAGGTCAATTTTATCTAACTCTATCACCTTAAAGTCAGATATAACATCTCGGGTTGTACCAAGCCCCAACTCAGATAACGCATTAAAGTCAAAGCTGTCAGCTCCTGTGCCACCAGATAATGTATCTACACCAATACCACCAACTAGTACATCGTCACCTGCATTACCATATAACAGGTCATTACCTGAACCACCAGTGAGTGTATTCACGGCTGTATTACCAGTTAGTGTATTTGCCAAACTATTGCCAGCGCCATTAATCGCACCGGTTCCAGTCAATGTCAGTTTTTCAAGGTAATTACCCAGCGTATAACTTATGGATGATTGTACAGTATCAATTTCTGTTGTAAGAGTGCTTGTTTCAGTTACAACATCACCTGTCGAGTCAACAACATAGGTATCATTACCTGTTCCACCCACCATGGTATCGTTACCAGCTCCTCCATTTAATAGGTCATTTCCGGCTAATCCCATTAACGAATCATTACCTGTTCCACCATTAATAGTGTCATCCGAATTAGAACCAACATAAGGATTTAACATAGCAGAAGTAACTTTGATATCTTGACCTGACAGGGTGAATGCGGATGTTGCGAATTGACCTGTGAGTTTAATGGCCAGATCTGCGCCCGCAGTAGCATCTGCACCAACAAATAAAGTGGTGACATTGTCGGCACTGCTATATGACATCTGCACCTGATTTGCCAGCACAGTGCCACCTGTTCCGCTAGCAACTACACCAGAAAATGTTCGTCCGGCAACGCGAATAATATCACTGACCTCTGCATCTCGAATCCAGTCAACACCATTACCAACATTAATACCAAATATATCACTGCCTGAACCGCCGAATAATACATCAGACCCCGCACTGGCATTTAATATATCGTTACCACCCCCGCCTTGAATGGTGTCATCGCCATCCCATGAATAGAGGCGATCGGCGCCCGCCCCTCCCGTCATATTCAATTTTTCAAAAGAATAGAAACTAACGGAATTTTTTTCAGCAGTATCATAATAACGGTACCAGCCATACCCTTGGTCCTGTCCGATAACGCTACTTGAAGAACTAGAGAAGTTAAAAACCAGCAAGTCTGTACCATTTCCACCATTTGCACTGTCTCGCCCACCACCAGTTTTAACAGTGTCAGCTCCATCACTTGCATTAATGACATCATTATAATTCAGTGCAGCTGTACTTATATAATCATTAGCAAGCCCAGATGTTAGAGAGATACTCTCAATACCTGCAACGGTAGTTCCAACACCAGTTACAGAACCAGAGCCTGTAGCATCTAAAGTGAAACTTATAGCTGTTGTTAGTGCACTATAATCAGCAATCCAGCGATCAACACCAGTACCACCATTGATAGTATCAATACCCGCGACGCCCTGTAACACATCATTGCCCGCATTACCGACTAGATTATCGTTATTCGCAGCACCTATTAGATAGTCGCTGCCGCTTCCTCCTCTGAGATCAAATTTTTCAAATGAATAAAAATTAACGGAATCTGTTCCTTGTAAGTTTCCATATTTTAACCATCCATAGCCAGTATCCGTTCTTTGCACTGAACTCGTTGAGCTGCTATAGTCAACCACAAGTCTATCGATACCATCGCCACCATTGGCTTGGTCAATTCCTCGACCAAGATTAACTGCGTCATCGCCACCTGAAAGACTCACTACATCATTGAGAACATATCCAGAAGTGTTTACAACATCGTTCCCAGCGCCAGTTGTCAGGTTAAGGCTTTCCACTTTATTAATAGATAACCCAGCGGCTGTCCCCTGAGCAACGGTTTGCCCCGTTGATAACGTAATAGAAACATTTAGCAAGCTGGCGGATAAATCTGCCTGCCACCGATCT
Coding sequences:
- a CDS encoding calcium-binding protein, coding for MAFTATTGNDTYTSLFNTTAEVNGLDGTDTLIMNWSAATGPIRYYSSYGWGYFTDDVYSGIGFYNFEKFNITGGSGSDDLRGGDQADTITGGGGDDVIRSYLGADTLDGGAGKDTWVIDYTSINSNVEVTLGSGGVQTTVAVTGTKLANIEAVNITTGIGADNINTGYMQGDDVINTGNGNDTIASGLGNDVLNASDGIDLLSMDYSSALENIKLVDWGYGWWRYQNGEEPTATIQFYGFERFNLTGGAGDDYLRGGADTDTLIGGAGNDTLVGYGAVDKIDGGSGTDTWVVDYSSVLNSTVDLLSAADTIVGSNFQSSSTGAKFKNIEQLNITTGAGNDVVRANSAAFNDSITTGDGNDTITVGRGQDVLNAGNGDDLVNMDWSASTGTITFSDQGYGWYRFQSVDGNQLDYYGIERFNLIGGAGNDTLRGFGGNDTLNGGNGDDFLISDAGLAVIDGGAGIDRWQADLSASLLNVSITLSTGQTVAQGTAAGLSINKVESLNLTTGAGNDVVNTSGYVLNDVVSLSGGDDAVNLGRGIDQANGGDGIDRLVVDYSSSTSSVQRTDTGYGWLKYGNLQGTDSVNFYSFEKFDLRGGSGSDYLIGAANNDNLVGNAGNDVLQGVAGIDTINGGTGVDRWIADYSALTTAISFTLDATGSGSVTGVGTTVAGIESISLTSGLANDYISTAALNYNDVINASDGADTVKTGGGRDSANGGNGTDLLVFNFSSSSSSVIGQDQGYGWYRYYDTAEKNSVSFYSFEKLNMTGGAGADRLYSWDGDDTIQGGGGNDILNASAGSDVLFGGSGSDIFGINVGNGVDWIRDAEVSDIIRVAGRTFSGVVASGTGGTVLANQVQMSYSSADNVTTLFVGADATAGADLAIKLTGQFATSAFTLSGQDIKVTSAMLNPYVGSNSDDTINGGTGNDSLMGLAGNDLLNGGAGNDTMVGGTGNDTYVVDSTGDVVTETSTLTTEIDTVQSSISYTLGNYLEKLTLTGTGAINGAGNSLANTLTGNTAVNTLTGGSGNDLLYGNAGDDVLVGGIGVDTLSGGTGADSFDFNALSELGLGTTRDVISDFKVIELDKIDLSGIDANTVLAGDQAFSFVTVFSSTDATGQIRFASGVLQISTDADVSAEYEIALTGVTTLAADSFIL